In Nostoc sphaeroides, the genomic window CCGGATTGTCAAGTATTTTATTTAAATTAGGGATACATACTCGGTCTGTACAGTAGTAGGCTGTGTTAGATTGAGCATACTGACTATATATTTTCCCTCTGACGCAGCTGTCATTATGGTGATTACAAAAAGTAGGCTTGTTTTGGGTGCTACGGCAGTGACACTCTCCACGATCGCTGTTACTAGCCTTGGCATTCATTCCCGAGGTCAGGCTTTATTTAAAGCAAGTCCCAAAGAATTAGTAGATGAAGTTTGGCAAATTGTTCAACGCCAATATGTAGACGGTACTTTTAATCAAGTAGATTGGCAGGCTGTTCGTAAAGAATACTTGAGCAAGTCCTACAGTAATCCGCAGGAAGCGTATAAGTCCATTCGGGAAATGCTCAAAAAGCTAGAAGACCCATACACCCGGTTTATGGATCCAGGAGAATTCAAGAATATGCAAGTGGATACCTCTGGAGAATTGACAGGTATTGGGATCACAATCAGTCAGGATGAAAAAACCAAGCAATTGGTTGTAATTGCGCCAATCGAAGATACACCAGCTTTTAAAGCTGGTGTTTTAGCGAAAGATATCATCATCAAAATCGACGGCAAAAATACTAAAGGGATGGATACTAATCAGGCAGTATCCATGATTAGAGGTGAAGCAGGATCGCAAGTCAGGTTAACGATTCAGCGTGACGGTCAGACAAAACAGTTTGATATCAAACGGGCGCGGATTGAAATTCATCCAGTTAAATATTCCCAAAAGAAAACTCCAGCAGGTAATCTTGGCTACATTCGCCTGAACCAGTTCAGCGCCAATGCTGGTAAAGAAATGCAAACCGCTATCAAAGATTTAGAAAGCAAAAAGGTAGCTGGATATATTCTGGATCTGCGTGGTAATCCAGGTGGCTTACTCTTCTCCAGTGTAGACATTGCCCGGATGTGGATAGATAAAGGTAAGATTGTCTCCACTGTTGAACGCCAAGGAGAGGCAGACAAAGAAGAGGCAAACGGACGCGCCTTGACAAATAAACCTTTGGTAGTACTGGTAGATAAAGGTTCAGCCAGTGCAAGTGAAATCCTCTCAGGGGC contains:
- the ctpC gene encoding carboxyl-terminal processing protease CtpC, coding for MVITKSRLVLGATAVTLSTIAVTSLGIHSRGQALFKASPKELVDEVWQIVQRQYVDGTFNQVDWQAVRKEYLSKSYSNPQEAYKSIREMLKKLEDPYTRFMDPGEFKNMQVDTSGELTGIGITISQDEKTKQLVVIAPIEDTPAFKAGVLAKDIIIKIDGKNTKGMDTNQAVSMIRGEAGSQVRLTIQRDGQTKQFDIKRARIEIHPVKYSQKKTPAGNLGYIRLNQFSANAGKEMQTAIKDLESKKVAGYILDLRGNPGGLLFSSVDIARMWIDKGKIVSTVERQGEADKEEANGRALTNKPLVVLVDKGSASASEILSGALQDNKRATLVGTQTFGKGLVQSVRPLEDGSGLAVTIAHYYTPNGTDINHKGISPDVKVDLSKAQMEELWLHERDKLATLADPQFAKAVDVIGKKIAAKGAATAEK